A genome region from Gemmatimonadaceae bacterium includes the following:
- the atpG gene encoding ATP synthase F1 subunit gamma produces MAKGRELKGRIKSVENTRKITRTMEMVATSKMKRAKDRVHAARPYASSLAEVIAGLYSPDLAERFPLLRQPAKASRAAVILLTSNRGLAGGFNSNLIKEGRNLLARLDRGGVETQLHIVGKKGLGYFRYIGRPIASSRIDITDRPTVQNARELVDDLINQFTSGAVDAVFVVHSRYISALSTPPTSVQILPVKPPGTKGPRPDYLLYPSDEAILTELLPLYVRNAVYRGLVENEAAFQSSQRTAMKNATDNAGDILNVLRRTYNRARQAQITQEIAEIVGGSAALES; encoded by the coding sequence ATGGCCAAGGGTCGTGAGCTGAAGGGGCGCATCAAATCCGTCGAGAATACGCGGAAGATCACGCGTACGATGGAGATGGTCGCCACTTCGAAGATGAAACGGGCGAAGGACCGCGTGCACGCAGCGCGGCCCTACGCATCGAGTCTCGCGGAAGTGATCGCCGGACTGTACTCGCCTGATCTCGCGGAGCGGTTCCCGCTCCTCAGGCAGCCGGCGAAGGCGAGCCGCGCCGCGGTGATTCTTCTCACCTCCAATCGCGGACTTGCCGGAGGCTTCAACTCCAACCTGATCAAGGAAGGAAGAAACCTTCTTGCGCGTCTCGATCGCGGCGGCGTCGAGACGCAGCTCCACATCGTCGGCAAGAAGGGCCTCGGCTATTTCAGGTACATCGGCCGGCCGATCGCTTCGAGCCGCATAGACATCACCGACAGGCCGACGGTGCAGAACGCCCGGGAGCTGGTGGACGATCTCATCAATCAGTTCACGAGCGGTGCGGTGGACGCGGTATTCGTCGTTCACTCCAGGTACATCTCCGCGCTGTCCACTCCGCCGACTTCGGTGCAGATCCTCCCGGTGAAGCCCCCTGGGACGAAGGGTCCGCGCCCGGATTACCTGCTTTACCCGTCGGACGAAGCGATCCTGACGGAGCTGCTTCCGCTTTACGTGCGCAACGCCGTGTACCGCGGCCTGGTGGAGAACGAGGCAGCATTCCAGAGCTCGCAGCGCACCGCGATGAAGAACGCAACAGACAACGCCGGCGACATTCTGAACGTGCTTCGCCGTACATATAACCGCGCCCGCCAGGCGCAGATCACGCAGGAGATCGCCGAGATCGTCGGCGGCTCCGCTGCACTGGAGAGCTAG
- the atpD gene encoding F0F1 ATP synthase subunit beta: MATAVKTGKNVGRVVQVIGPVLDVEFEADKLPELYNAITIKARSDGGPDIRVTSEVQQHIGRNQVRAVAMSATDGVVRGMEVVDTGAPIMVPVGAAALGRILNVLGEPVDNGPEIGPEVERWAIHRAPPQFADLEPKTEVFETGIKVIDLIAPFVKGGKIGLFGGAGVGKTVIIQELINNVAKGHGGKSVFCGVGERTREGNDLYLEFKEAGILDNVALIYGQMNEPPGARLRVGLSGLTVAEYFRDVENQDVLVFIDNIFRFTQAGSEVSALLGRMPSAVGYQPTLATEMGDLQERITSTKTGSITSVQAIYVPADDITDPAPATAFAHLDATVVLSRAITELGIYPAVDPLASSSRILDAQFLGERHYNVATSVQRILQRYKELQDIIAILGMDELSEEDKKVVGRARRLQRFMSQPFAVAEQFTNTPGKYVKLEDTISSFERVVAGEFDTLPEQAFFMAGGIDDVIENANKMTQG, from the coding sequence ATGGCTACCGCAGTCAAGACCGGGAAGAACGTCGGAAGAGTCGTCCAGGTTATCGGACCGGTGCTCGACGTAGAGTTCGAGGCCGATAAGCTTCCCGAGCTCTACAACGCGATCACCATCAAAGCCAGGTCCGATGGCGGACCGGACATCAGGGTGACGTCCGAGGTGCAGCAGCACATCGGCCGCAACCAGGTACGCGCCGTCGCGATGTCCGCAACCGACGGCGTTGTGCGCGGAATGGAAGTCGTGGATACGGGCGCGCCTATCATGGTGCCGGTCGGCGCCGCGGCCCTCGGACGCATTCTCAATGTGCTCGGCGAGCCGGTGGACAATGGCCCCGAGATCGGCCCCGAGGTCGAGCGCTGGGCAATCCATCGCGCCCCGCCGCAGTTCGCCGACCTCGAGCCGAAGACGGAAGTGTTCGAGACGGGCATCAAGGTCATTGACCTCATCGCCCCGTTTGTGAAGGGTGGGAAGATCGGGCTCTTCGGCGGCGCCGGCGTGGGCAAGACCGTCATCATTCAGGAGCTGATCAACAACGTCGCCAAGGGACACGGCGGAAAGTCCGTGTTCTGCGGCGTGGGCGAGCGCACGCGCGAAGGGAACGACCTCTACCTCGAGTTCAAGGAAGCGGGCATTCTCGACAACGTCGCGCTGATCTACGGCCAGATGAACGAACCGCCGGGAGCGCGTCTGCGAGTCGGCCTCTCGGGTCTCACCGTCGCCGAGTATTTCCGCGACGTGGAGAACCAGGACGTGCTCGTGTTCATTGACAACATCTTCCGCTTCACTCAGGCCGGCTCCGAAGTGTCCGCACTCCTCGGCCGCATGCCGAGCGCCGTGGGTTACCAGCCGACGCTGGCGACGGAGATGGGCGATCTTCAGGAGCGCATCACCTCGACCAAGACGGGGTCCATCACGTCCGTGCAGGCGATCTACGTGCCCGCCGACGACATCACGGATCCCGCGCCGGCGACCGCCTTCGCCCACCTCGACGCGACCGTCGTTCTCTCCCGCGCGATCACAGAGCTCGGCATCTACCCCGCGGTGGATCCGCTGGCGTCGTCGTCGCGAATTCTCGACGCCCAGTTCCTCGGCGAGCGCCACTACAACGTCGCCACCTCGGTGCAGCGCATTCTTCAGCGCTACAAGGAGCTGCAGGATATCATCGCCATTCTCGGAATGGACGAGCTGTCGGAAGAGGACAAGAAGGTCGTGGGCCGCGCGCGCCGTCTGCAGCGCTTCATGTCGCAGCCGTTCGCGGTGGCCGAGCAGTTCACCAACACTCCGGGCAAGTACGTGAAGCTCGAGGACACGATCTCGTCATTCGAGAGAGTCGTGGCCGGCGAGTTCGACACGCTGCCCGAGCAGGCGTTCTTCATGGCAGGCGGAATTGACGACGTGATCGAGAACGCCAACAAGATGACGCAGGGCTGA
- the atpC gene encoding ATP synthase F1 subunit epsilon — protein sequence MLKVSVISPESVLFEGEATSVVAPAFDGEVGILQDHAPMMTLLGKGTLRLGSGGGEKRFDIEGGFLQVVENNVRIVTERATAA from the coding sequence ATGCTGAAGGTTTCGGTGATCTCTCCGGAGAGTGTGCTGTTTGAAGGCGAGGCGACCTCGGTCGTCGCGCCCGCGTTCGACGGAGAGGTGGGAATTCTCCAGGATCACGCGCCGATGATGACGCTGCTCGGCAAGGGCACGCTCAGGCTTGGGAGCGGCGGTGGAGAAAAGCGATTCGACATCGAAGGCGGTTTTCTCCAGGTAGTGGAGAACAACGTGCGGATCGTTACGGAGCGCGCCACGGCGGCCTGA
- a CDS encoding carboxypeptidase regulatory-like domain-containing protein, producing the protein MMDVRVASLASCVLAFAVPQLAAAEAVADTVAATGVYQLSGVVTDSARTPVPEVEVTVVEAGEVRRSAVTAADGRFTLGGFPAGQLSLRIRRLGYKQQVLEVRVGARGQPTFVEIVLTSVAQELEEVVVDADPGNRLREFRQRKQQRGTFGRFLEQGDIRRLGATNSSDLFRSVPGIAIRAGSTGGGNTIRIRGCQPMVWVDGQRVLGAELDEVIQPGEIAAIEFYPSSAGVPAQYLERGNRLCGLILVWTKTQ; encoded by the coding sequence ATGATGGACGTTCGCGTTGCATCTCTCGCGTCGTGTGTCCTCGCTTTCGCCGTCCCGCAGCTCGCTGCCGCGGAAGCTGTCGCCGACACGGTGGCGGCGACGGGAGTCTACCAACTGAGCGGAGTCGTCACCGATTCGGCGAGGACACCTGTTCCGGAGGTGGAGGTGACCGTGGTCGAGGCTGGCGAAGTCCGGCGCAGCGCCGTGACTGCGGCCGATGGACGCTTCACGCTCGGCGGCTTTCCGGCTGGGCAGCTTTCCCTGCGCATTCGCCGACTCGGTTATAAGCAGCAGGTTCTGGAGGTGCGGGTGGGCGCCCGTGGACAGCCGACGTTCGTCGAGATCGTCCTGACCAGCGTTGCGCAGGAGCTGGAGGAAGTTGTCGTGGATGCCGATCCTGGCAACCGCCTCCGCGAGTTCCGCCAGCGCAAGCAGCAGCGTGGCACTTTCGGGCGGTTCCTCGAGCAGGGTGACATCCGCCGGCTCGGTGCGACGAACTCCAGCGACCTGTTCCGCAGCGTTCCCGGGATCGCTATTCGCGCCGGCTCCACGGGGGGCGGCAATACCATACGCATCCGAGGCTGCCAGCCGATGGTCTGGGTGGACGGGCAGCGCGTGCTGGGCGCGGAGCTGGACGAGGTCATTCAGCCGGGAGAGATAGCGGCGATTGAGTTCTATCCCTCCTCCGCCGGAGTACCGGCGCAGTACCTGGAGCGCGGGAACCGTCTCTGCGGTCTGATTCTCGTCTGGACCAAGACCCAGTAG
- a CDS encoding SusD/RagB family nutrient-binding outer membrane lipoprotein, protein MTYKSFGLASLGAVVLLGVSACDPDKLTNVNEDPNNPTSAPPQAVFTYASRIAMQRWFGSNPTNMRGPVLTAQHLAQVQYPDEDQYLRLDGTVTNGSFIFTYAQELKNFQAVIDAGKADNQPLLWGPAQVMRSLIFGYVTDVWGDVPYSQALKGDAAEATILPAYDAQKDIYDGLLKDLSEAVTVIAGAPASAQTLGGADPLYGGNRLRWQRFANSIRARHAMRLANVDPTTARAQLNAAISAPGGLIQSNADNAQMRWPGDGVYDNPWAANNRTRDDHRLSDRLMNEMLPVNDPRVPVYAQPTLANSNVYAGMPNALTASQAATYSLISSRPGRVFYSTSRFCPGCSPLAGASFPSFVLTYAEVSFILAEAAERGWVAGSAAALYEQAIRASMAQWGVTNTAAVDAFLAQSAIAYQGGTAGLRKIALQKWIALYSDGVEAWAEWRRTCVPATVKPGPAAVINTVPRRYQYSTRENSVNASNVAAAVTRQGPDNFTSRMYWDKSPSAAPTYPGASCGQR, encoded by the coding sequence ATGACATATAAAAGTTTTGGACTCGCCAGCCTCGGTGCGGTCGTGCTGCTCGGCGTGAGCGCCTGCGACCCCGATAAGCTCACGAACGTCAACGAGGACCCCAACAACCCGACGTCGGCGCCGCCTCAAGCTGTGTTCACCTATGCCTCACGCATAGCGATGCAGCGCTGGTTCGGCAGCAACCCCACGAACATGCGCGGTCCGGTGCTGACCGCGCAGCACCTCGCTCAGGTTCAGTACCCGGACGAGGACCAGTACCTGCGGCTTGATGGCACCGTTACCAACGGCAGCTTCATCTTCACGTACGCCCAGGAGCTGAAGAATTTCCAGGCGGTCATCGACGCCGGGAAGGCCGATAATCAGCCTCTCCTCTGGGGTCCCGCACAGGTGATGCGGAGCCTCATATTCGGCTACGTCACCGATGTGTGGGGCGACGTTCCCTACTCCCAGGCGCTGAAAGGAGACGCAGCAGAGGCGACCATCCTTCCTGCCTACGACGCGCAGAAGGATATCTATGACGGTCTCTTGAAGGATCTGAGCGAGGCCGTGACAGTCATCGCGGGCGCGCCCGCGAGTGCGCAGACTCTTGGAGGCGCGGACCCGCTCTATGGCGGCAACCGCCTGAGGTGGCAGCGGTTCGCCAATTCCATCCGCGCACGCCACGCCATGCGCCTCGCCAACGTGGATCCGACAACGGCACGGGCGCAGCTCAACGCGGCGATCAGCGCACCTGGAGGGCTCATCCAGTCCAATGCTGATAACGCGCAGATGCGCTGGCCGGGAGACGGCGTGTATGACAACCCGTGGGCGGCGAACAACCGCACGCGCGACGATCACCGGCTGTCGGACCGTCTCATGAATGAAATGCTTCCGGTCAACGACCCCCGTGTGCCGGTTTATGCGCAGCCGACGCTGGCGAACTCGAATGTGTACGCCGGAATGCCGAATGCGCTCACCGCGTCGCAGGCGGCCACTTACTCACTCATCTCTTCGCGCCCCGGCCGCGTCTTCTATTCCACGTCGCGGTTCTGCCCTGGCTGCTCGCCGCTCGCCGGAGCGAGCTTCCCGTCGTTCGTTCTGACCTACGCCGAAGTCTCATTCATTCTGGCCGAGGCGGCGGAACGTGGCTGGGTTGCCGGGAGCGCGGCCGCGCTCTACGAGCAGGCAATTCGTGCGTCAATGGCCCAGTGGGGGGTAACCAACACCGCGGCTGTCGATGCCTTCCTCGCTCAGTCGGCCATTGCTTATCAGGGGGGCACGGCGGGTCTCCGCAAGATCGCGCTTCAGAAGTGGATCGCTCTTTATTCCGACGGCGTCGAGGCGTGGGCCGAGTGGCGCCGTACCTGCGTTCCGGCGACGGTGAAGCCGGGACCGGCCGCCGTCATCAACACCGTCCCTCGACGCTACCAGTACTCCACGCGGGAGAACTCCGTCAACGCCTCGAACGTAGCCGCGGCTGTCACCCGTCAGGGGCCGGACAACTTCACGTCGAGAATGTACTGGGACAAGAGTCCCAGCGCGGCACCTACCTACCCGGGAGCGAGCTGCGGCCAGCGCTAG
- a CDS encoding SusC/RagA family TonB-linked outer membrane protein: MKRHRPFVRLIVGSGLALLGFLPVGARAQQGTTVSGQVTAAVGGAPLVGARVAIPGQRVAAITDANGRYTLVVPAGISGAVTLTARRIGYLPRSVQATLAGGSVRQDFVLEVSATQLAEVVVTALGAERQKSKLGTAQQQLSAGEVNNTRAQNLVQQIQGKVSGVQITSPGTQGGSTNIIIRGQNSITGNNQPLFIVDGVAVSNANRGGAPFVGSNTSFDYGNAMSDLNPDDIESLSVLKGPNAAAIYGSRAANGVILITTRKGRNTGGRMRTELNTNLTFERPAILPDFQNGYGQGSGGAFEWVDGNYGGTNDGTDESWGPKMDGRLICQFDSPGAGTSGCTPTPWSAHPNNVKDFFRTGVTASTTLAVSGGTDRSSGRLSLSADNITGIFPNNLFQRRTASLSGTFRASQRLTADGSVQYIHNSGRNRPGVGYSGRNPLQSMFNWYGRQINTESLRDFQKGGLTNGGPATREFNWNYSYHNNPFWVMAENPQLDDRDRLIGSVSVNYQLADGLNAVLQTGSDIYRLGIQQLYARGAEEFVNLAYNGGFRFVNDYRNDNNTGLTVTGNRRLANWLELNAVAGGSLRREYFNGNSQQTTGLVVPSVYNPANAAIAPSIDQQITRREVQGVYGSAAFTLKDWWTVEGTARNDWSSTLPVGANSYFYPSVNTSVVLTDALPGLQGRVISSLKLRGAMARVGSDAPVYSLVPVFFGESQRFGTQPQYRLDTRLANADLKPEITRSDEVGAEVSLFSNRVLLDASAYRKSTRNQIFDVEISGASGFDRKWINAGEISNKGIEALLTLNLFESPTGLSWNTTFNFARNVSEVVELAPDVETIVLGTGGFGDVIVEARRGEPYGAIRGYKFERDDAGNILVEDGYPLRESSLSVLGNIQPKWTGGWGNQLSFGNFSLNTLLDIRRGGKLYSVTNMFGEYAGVLASTMRGRETDWDDPGVLVEGIDVATGKANTKRITAEEYFHGLFGYTEQYVYDAGYAKLRELRVSYNLPGKWANRFLGARAASIALTGRNLMTWTNVPNIDPEFAYSSRNDQGIEVNMSPNPRSFGFNLRIIP, from the coding sequence ATGAAACGCCATCGTCCGTTCGTTCGTCTCATCGTCGGCAGCGGACTTGCCCTGCTCGGCTTCCTCCCTGTCGGCGCGCGGGCACAGCAAGGAACGACTGTGTCCGGACAGGTTACCGCAGCGGTCGGAGGAGCGCCGCTCGTCGGCGCCAGGGTGGCCATCCCCGGCCAGCGTGTGGCCGCCATAACTGACGCCAACGGCCGGTACACTCTTGTAGTTCCCGCGGGCATCAGCGGTGCGGTGACACTGACGGCTCGCCGTATCGGGTACCTGCCGCGTTCAGTGCAGGCGACTCTCGCCGGCGGATCCGTTCGTCAGGACTTCGTGCTCGAAGTCAGTGCCACGCAGCTGGCGGAGGTAGTCGTGACGGCTCTTGGCGCGGAAAGGCAGAAGAGCAAGCTGGGAACCGCCCAGCAGCAGCTCAGTGCGGGGGAAGTCAACAACACCCGCGCGCAGAACCTCGTGCAGCAGATACAGGGGAAGGTTTCAGGGGTCCAGATCACGTCACCGGGCACGCAGGGCGGCTCGACCAACATCATCATCCGCGGTCAGAACTCGATTACAGGAAATAACCAGCCGCTCTTCATCGTCGATGGCGTTGCGGTATCGAACGCCAACCGCGGCGGCGCTCCCTTCGTCGGCAGCAACACCAGTTTCGACTACGGCAACGCGATGTCGGACCTGAATCCGGACGACATCGAATCGCTGAGCGTGCTGAAGGGCCCGAACGCCGCGGCCATCTATGGCTCGCGTGCGGCGAACGGCGTCATCCTCATCACCACCCGCAAAGGCCGCAATACTGGCGGCCGGATGCGCACGGAGCTCAACACCAACCTCACCTTTGAGCGCCCGGCGATTCTCCCCGACTTTCAGAACGGGTATGGCCAAGGGTCGGGAGGTGCGTTCGAGTGGGTGGATGGAAACTACGGCGGCACCAACGACGGCACCGACGAGAGCTGGGGCCCGAAGATGGACGGACGGCTGATTTGTCAGTTCGACAGCCCTGGTGCCGGAACCTCTGGCTGCACGCCGACGCCCTGGAGTGCTCACCCGAATAACGTCAAAGATTTCTTCCGGACTGGAGTTACTGCGTCGACGACGCTGGCCGTAAGCGGCGGGACTGACCGTTCGTCCGGGCGTCTTTCGCTTAGCGCGGACAACATCACGGGAATCTTTCCGAATAACCTCTTCCAGCGGCGGACGGCTTCCCTCAGCGGCACCTTCCGCGCAAGCCAGCGGCTCACCGCAGACGGCTCCGTGCAGTACATCCATAACTCCGGACGCAACCGTCCGGGCGTCGGCTACTCAGGCCGTAACCCACTCCAGTCGATGTTCAATTGGTACGGCCGGCAGATCAACACGGAGTCGCTCAGGGACTTCCAGAAGGGCGGACTCACCAACGGTGGACCGGCTACGCGTGAGTTCAACTGGAATTACAGCTACCACAACAATCCGTTTTGGGTCATGGCGGAAAATCCGCAACTCGACGATCGCGATCGTCTGATCGGGTCGGTCTCCGTGAACTACCAGTTAGCCGATGGCCTGAACGCCGTGCTGCAGACGGGTTCGGACATCTACCGGCTGGGGATCCAGCAGCTTTACGCGCGGGGTGCGGAGGAGTTCGTCAACCTGGCGTACAACGGCGGCTTCCGCTTTGTCAACGACTACAGAAACGACAACAACACGGGCCTGACCGTCACGGGCAACCGCCGGCTCGCCAACTGGCTGGAGCTCAACGCCGTCGCTGGGGGCAGCCTGCGGCGGGAGTACTTCAACGGCAACAGCCAGCAGACAACCGGCCTTGTTGTACCGTCGGTTTACAACCCGGCCAACGCAGCGATCGCACCCTCTATCGACCAACAGATCACGCGCCGGGAGGTGCAGGGCGTGTATGGTTCCGCCGCCTTTACGCTCAAAGACTGGTGGACGGTAGAGGGAACTGCGCGCAACGACTGGTCCTCCACTCTTCCGGTCGGCGCCAACTCGTACTTCTATCCGTCCGTCAACACGTCGGTGGTGCTGACTGACGCGTTGCCTGGCCTGCAGGGCAGAGTGATCAGCTCGCTCAAGCTTCGCGGGGCCATGGCCCGGGTTGGCAGCGATGCTCCCGTTTATTCGCTCGTCCCGGTCTTCTTCGGCGAGTCGCAGAGGTTCGGCACTCAACCACAGTATCGTCTGGACACCCGACTCGCCAACGCCGATCTGAAACCTGAAATAACGCGCTCCGACGAGGTTGGCGCTGAAGTATCGCTGTTCTCCAACCGGGTGCTTCTCGATGCGAGCGCGTACAGAAAATCAACGCGCAACCAGATCTTCGATGTTGAAATCTCCGGCGCGAGCGGCTTCGACAGGAAGTGGATCAACGCCGGTGAGATCAGCAACAAGGGGATCGAGGCGTTGCTGACGCTGAACCTGTTTGAGTCACCGACCGGGCTCAGCTGGAACACGACCTTCAACTTTGCTCGCAACGTCAGCGAGGTCGTCGAACTTGCTCCCGACGTCGAAACGATCGTCCTCGGAACAGGGGGGTTCGGCGACGTAATCGTCGAGGCCCGGAGAGGCGAGCCTTACGGCGCGATTCGCGGCTACAAATTCGAGCGCGACGACGCTGGCAACATTCTCGTCGAGGACGGTTATCCCCTCAGAGAGTCCAGTCTCTCGGTGCTGGGCAATATCCAACCGAAATGGACCGGTGGGTGGGGAAACCAGCTCAGCTTCGGCAATTTCTCCCTGAACACGCTGCTCGACATCCGCCGCGGCGGTAAGCTTTACAGCGTCACCAATATGTTCGGTGAGTATGCCGGAGTACTGGCGAGCACCATGCGCGGACGTGAGACAGACTGGGACGACCCGGGCGTACTCGTCGAGGGAATAGATGTCGCCACCGGTAAGGCCAACACCAAGAGGATCACCGCCGAGGAGTACTTCCACGGCCTTTTCGGATACACCGAGCAGTACGTCTACGACGCCGGCTACGCGAAGCTTCGTGAGCTGCGCGTGTCATACAACCTGCCTGGGAAGTGGGCGAACAGGTTCCTGGGGGCGCGGGCCGCGAGCATCGCTCTCACGGGGCGGAATCTCATGACGTGGACGAACGTCCCGAACATCGACCCGGAATTCGCTTACAGCAGCAGGAACGATCAGGGCATCGAGGTTAACATGTCGCCGAACCCACGTAGCTTCGGCTTCAACCTCCGGATCATTCCGTAA
- a CDS encoding response regulator, with protein sequence MMTDTQLPSILVVDDNQDNANIIRDYLEARGYPISVAYNGDEAMALFESMNPSIVLLDVMMPGRDGWQVCREMKASASGRDIRVIMVTALQDWMDKRQAIETGADDYVEKPFELSKLAAVVERNIAQLPQTR encoded by the coding sequence ATGATGACGGACACGCAGCTCCCCTCCATCCTGGTCGTGGACGACAACCAGGACAACGCCAACATCATCCGGGATTATCTCGAAGCGCGCGGGTATCCGATCTCGGTCGCCTACAACGGCGACGAGGCCATGGCGCTGTTCGAATCCATGAATCCCTCGATCGTGCTTCTCGACGTCATGATGCCGGGCCGCGACGGATGGCAGGTGTGCCGCGAGATGAAGGCCAGCGCGTCGGGGCGCGACATCCGCGTGATCATGGTCACCGCCCTCCAGGACTGGATGGACAAGCGGCAGGCCATCGAGACTGGCGCCGACGACTACGTCGAGAAGCCGTTCGAGCTGTCGAAGCTCGCTGCGGTCGTCGAGCGCAACATCGCGCAGCTCCCGCAGACACGCTGA
- a CDS encoding EAL domain-containing protein: MPNYRRLFRGGSEPKVPTVSASIDSVRQAIQERKELLVIYFNFDRYTKIEEIYGWEKLDEILHTTGNAIREFLNSSEFSASEVMVNFTNDDDFVLFHVPPTHKPVPGPDAITALTASLHQFIAKRIEEEHGDDIASLFDTFVGSSHIHYDPKIRLERQIYRAIRDAASSSKSVEQREFALRAADLRETLRTGGLYIDYHPIVVTETQEIFGYEALARGTLKSMRRPEVMFEVAEKTDMIWELSRLCRNTAISGMKERLDKNQLLFINVDPHDFTDPMFTELDLDVPDPTRVVLEITERTAIRDYPKFRGRLKDFRDRGYRFAVDDAGSGYAGLGTIANLEPNFIKLDISLINCIDVNFIKQSLVEKMVGFGNDQNAMVIAEGVETAEEYETVKQLGVHLVQGFYLHPPAPERAAPVPPAPGV, encoded by the coding sequence TTGCCGAACTACCGGCGTCTTTTCCGCGGCGGCTCCGAGCCGAAGGTCCCGACTGTCTCGGCTTCGATTGATTCTGTCCGCCAGGCGATTCAGGAAAGGAAGGAGCTACTCGTCATCTACTTCAACTTCGACCGGTACACGAAGATCGAGGAGATCTACGGCTGGGAGAAACTCGACGAGATACTCCACACCACCGGCAACGCGATCCGCGAGTTCCTCAACAGCAGCGAGTTCTCCGCGTCCGAGGTGATGGTGAACTTCACCAACGACGACGACTTCGTCCTGTTCCATGTCCCGCCCACCCACAAGCCGGTACCGGGCCCGGATGCCATCACCGCTCTGACGGCGAGCCTCCACCAGTTCATCGCGAAGCGGATCGAGGAGGAGCACGGCGACGACATCGCGTCGCTCTTCGATACGTTTGTCGGCAGCTCTCACATTCACTACGATCCGAAGATCCGCCTCGAGCGGCAGATCTATCGCGCCATCCGCGACGCCGCGAGCTCATCCAAGTCGGTCGAGCAGCGCGAGTTCGCGCTCAGGGCGGCCGACCTTCGCGAGACTCTGCGGACAGGCGGCCTCTACATCGATTACCATCCTATAGTAGTGACCGAGACGCAGGAGATCTTCGGCTACGAGGCGCTCGCGCGCGGAACGCTCAAGTCCATGCGCCGCCCCGAGGTGATGTTCGAGGTCGCCGAAAAGACGGACATGATCTGGGAGTTGAGCCGGCTCTGCCGCAACACGGCCATCTCCGGAATGAAGGAGCGGCTCGACAAGAATCAGCTGCTGTTCATCAACGTGGATCCGCACGACTTCACCGATCCGATGTTCACCGAGCTTGACCTGGACGTCCCGGATCCTACGCGCGTCGTTCTCGAGATCACCGAGCGGACCGCCATCCGCGACTATCCCAAGTTCCGCGGTCGGCTCAAGGATTTCCGCGACCGCGGCTATCGCTTCGCGGTGGACGACGCCGGCAGCGGGTACGCCGGCCTCGGAACCATCGCGAACCTCGAGCCGAACTTCATCAAGCTCGACATCTCGCTCATCAACTGCATTGACGTGAACTTCATCAAGCAGAGCCTGGTGGAGAAGATGGTGGGATTCGGCAACGACCAGAACGCGATGGTGATCGCCGAGGGCGTCGAAACAGCCGAGGAGTATGAGACGGTGAAACAGCTCGGCGTGCACCTCGTGCAGGGTTTCTACCTGCACCCGCCGGCGCCGGAGAGAGCGGCGCCGGTGCCGCCAGCCCCCGGGGTTTAA